A region of the Paracoccaceae bacterium genome:
TCGACGTGACCGACGATCCGGTCTTCTGGGCCCATCTGCGCGGCTATCTGCAGGCCTACTACGGCTGGGCCGACGACCCGCTCGCCGCCTGACGGTCTCCTCTCCGGAGGAGGCCGGGGGGCGCGCCAACGCCCCCCGACACGGGGTCATCGATCAAGAAACCCCCGCCGACCAGCAAACGCTCATGGCCGCACCACCCTCGCGAGGGCAGCGGAAAAAGAGCAGAACAAAATGAGAAAGTCACTGATTCCCGTCGAGCCCGTCCGCCCCATCGCTGCTTGGGTGGGCGGCAAGAGGAACCTTGCAAAGCGCATCTGCGCCATCATCGACCAGGACAGCCATGCCACCTATGCCGAGCCCTTCGTCGGCATGGGCGGCATCTTCCTTCGCCGCACCCGCCGCCCGGCGGCCGAATTCATCAACGACCGCGGCCGCGACGTCTATACCCTCTTCCGTGTGCTGCAGGAGCACTACGTGGCCTTCCTCGACCTGCTGCGCTTCCAGATCACCACCCAGGCGAACTACGAGCGGCTGGTGGCGGTAGACCCAGATACCCTGACCGACATGCAGCGCGCCGCGCGATTCCTCTACCTCCAGCGCTGCGCCTTCGGCGGCAAGGTCTCAGGCCGGAACTTCGGGTTTTCGGTGGAACGGCCGGGCCGGTTCAACCTGACCACGCTTGAACCCGATCTGGAGGCGCTGCACGGCCGACTGGCCGGGGTCAC
Encoded here:
- a CDS encoding DNA adenine methylase: MRKSLIPVEPVRPIAAWVGGKRNLAKRICAIIDQDSHATYAEPFVGMGGIFLRRTRRPAAEFINDRGRDVYTLFRVLQEHYVAFLDLLRFQITTQANYERLVAVDPDTLTDMQRAARFLYLQRCAFGGKVSGRNFGFSVERPGRFNLTTLEPDLEALHGRLAGVTVMCLDFPDFIRRVDRPCTLFYLDPPYWGCEDYYGRDLFGRERFEEMADVLRALKGRFILSLNDVQGVRDTFAGFEMCEVRTLYTIASKGPAERGELLISNWTLPGRGG